From the Paludibacterium paludis genome, one window contains:
- a CDS encoding acetate/propionate family kinase, giving the protein MTTSKQILVINCGSSSVKFALLPKDSREPLLSGLAECLGLADARITFKTSEGKKTESLDGGRHEEAMSALTRFMENHGWLDGVAAVGHRIVHGGERFQASVLVDDGVIEGIEACSSLAPLHNPGHLVGIRAARAAFPALPQAVVFDTAFHQTLPRAAYMYAIPQRFYHDYGVRRYGMHGTSHRFIASETVATLGLDPERHGILIAHLGNGASATAVSNGRCVDTTMGMTPLEGLVMGTRSGDIDPAAVTFIARKEGLDLDGIDSLLNKQSGLLGISGLSSDCRALEDAAAEGNKDAQLALDMFAHRLARLLGGLASSLERLDALVFTGGIGENSSLLREKTLARLKIFGFAIDPAANERAVRGAGGLISRPGSVMAMVMATNEEWMIARDTAELAGL; this is encoded by the coding sequence ATGACGACTTCCAAGCAAATCCTGGTCATCAACTGCGGCAGCTCCTCGGTGAAATTCGCCTTGTTGCCGAAAGACTCGCGCGAGCCACTGCTGTCGGGCCTCGCCGAATGTCTGGGCCTCGCCGACGCCCGCATCACCTTCAAAACCTCCGAAGGGAAAAAAACCGAGTCTCTTGACGGAGGGCGCCACGAGGAGGCCATGTCGGCGCTGACCCGTTTCATGGAAAACCACGGCTGGCTGGACGGCGTGGCGGCCGTGGGGCATCGCATCGTGCATGGCGGCGAGCGTTTTCAGGCATCGGTGCTGGTGGATGACGGAGTGATCGAAGGCATCGAAGCGTGCAGCTCCCTCGCCCCGTTGCATAATCCCGGGCACCTCGTGGGCATTCGCGCCGCCCGCGCGGCATTCCCCGCGCTGCCGCAGGCGGTCGTATTCGATACGGCCTTCCACCAGACGCTGCCCAGGGCGGCGTACATGTATGCGATCCCGCAACGCTTTTACCACGACTACGGCGTGCGCCGATATGGCATGCACGGCACCAGCCACCGTTTCATCGCGTCGGAAACCGTCGCGACTCTGGGGCTGGACCCGGAACGCCACGGCATTCTCATCGCGCACCTGGGCAATGGCGCGTCGGCCACGGCGGTGAGCAACGGCCGGTGTGTCGACACCACCATGGGCATGACACCCCTGGAGGGGCTGGTGATGGGGACCCGCTCGGGCGATATCGATCCGGCCGCCGTCACCTTTATCGCCCGCAAGGAGGGGCTGGACCTGGATGGCATCGACTCCCTGCTCAACAAGCAGAGCGGTCTGCTCGGGATTTCCGGGCTTTCCAGCGACTGCCGGGCGCTCGAGGACGCCGCCGCGGAGGGTAACAAGGATGCCCAGCTCGCGCTGGATATGTTCGCGCACCGCCTCGCCCGTCTTCTGGGCGGGTTGGCCAGCTCCCTGGAGCGCCTCGACGCGCTGGTTTTCACCGGTGGCATCGGTGAAAACTCCAGCCTGCTGCGGGAAAAAACCCTGGCCCGCCTGAAGATCTTCGGGTTTGCGATCGACCCGGCCGCCAACGAACGCGCCGTGCGCGGCGCGGGGGGCTTGATCAGCCGCCCGGGCAGTGTGATGGCGATGGTCATGGCGACCAACGAGGAATGGATGATCGCGCGCGATACCGCCGAACTGGCCGGATTGTAA
- the pflA gene encoding pyruvate formate-lyase-activating protein, with product MDIAIKSQIVPAETVAGYLHSTESGAGVDGPGMRFVFFTSGCQFRCLYCHNPDTWKLHNGREVNLDAALAEVAPYARFLKFAGGVTVSGGEPLMQADFVGALLGEIKARFGLHTALDTQGFLHEEVDDAWFEAVDLVLLDIKHSDPAVYRRLTGQDLAPTLAFARRLARLGKPMWIRYVLVPGLTDADADIAALADFVAGLGPVVERVEVLPFHQLGKDKWAKLGKVYELGDTPVPTPEAVARARALFADRGLTVT from the coding sequence ATGGATATCGCCATAAAGAGTCAGATAGTTCCTGCAGAAACGGTGGCCGGCTACCTGCATTCGACTGAAAGCGGCGCCGGGGTCGACGGTCCCGGAATGCGTTTCGTGTTTTTCACGTCAGGCTGTCAGTTCCGTTGCCTGTACTGCCACAACCCGGACACCTGGAAGCTGCACAATGGCCGGGAAGTGAACCTGGACGCGGCGCTGGCCGAGGTCGCGCCCTACGCGCGTTTCCTGAAGTTCGCCGGCGGGGTGACGGTGTCGGGCGGCGAGCCCTTGATGCAGGCGGACTTCGTCGGCGCGCTGCTCGGTGAGATCAAGGCGCGCTTCGGCCTGCACACGGCGCTGGACACCCAGGGCTTCCTGCACGAAGAGGTGGACGACGCCTGGTTCGAGGCGGTGGATCTGGTGCTGCTGGACATCAAACATAGCGATCCGGCGGTTTACCGGCGTCTGACCGGCCAGGATCTGGCGCCGACGCTGGCGTTCGCGCGGCGTCTGGCGCGGCTGGGGAAACCGATGTGGATCCGCTATGTGCTGGTGCCGGGACTGACCGACGCGGACGCGGACATCGCGGCGCTGGCGGATTTCGTGGCGGGCCTGGGGCCGGTGGTGGAACGGGTGGAAGTGCTGCCGTTCCACCAGTTGGGCAAGGACAAATGGGCGAAGTTGGGCAAGGTATACGAGCTGGGTGATACGCCGGTGCCGACGCCCGAGGCCGTGGCGCGCGCCCGGGCGCTGTTCGCCGACCGCGGCCTGACCGTGACCTGA
- the pflB gene encoding formate C-acetyltransferase — protein sequence MDALTHDATQANPWRGFAAGQWQSDVDVRNFIQLNYRPYEGDATFLAGATERTRAVWAKLEELFREERARGVLAVSADRASSITAHDPGYIDASRELIVGLQTDAPLKRAIMPNGGLRMVESGLAAYGFELEPAVREIWSRYRKSHNQGVFDVYSPDILAARKSGVITGLPDAYGRGRIIGDYRRVALYGTDFLREERQKAFHELDNVPFSEAVLRQREELSEQWRALDELREMASRYGYDIRRPAASAREAVQWTYFAYLAAVKEQNGAAMSFGRVSTFLDIYIERDLAAGALTEEGAQELIDDLVIKLRIVRFLRTPDYDQLFSGDPTWVTESIGGMGEDGRPLVSKSSFRFLNTLYNLGPAPEPNLTVLWSTALPRGFKDFCARVSIDTSAIQYENDDLMRPHWGDDYGIACCVSAMRIGKQMQFFGARANLAKALLYAINGGVDEKSGVTVAEGFTPITADVLDYDEVLAKFDTMMDWLAATYVKALNAIHYMHDKYAYERIEMALHDRDILRTMACGIAGLSVAADSLSAIRHARVEVIRNEAGLAVDYRVIGEYPAYGNNDDRADRIAVWLTETFMAKVRAQPVFYRDALPTQSVLTITSNVVYGKKTGNTPCGRRAGEPFAPGANPMNGRDVKGFVAAGASVAKLPYEAALDGISWTASATPDALGHTAEERIANLGNCLDGFAAAGGFHVNVNVFRKETLLEAMAHPERYPQLTIRVSGYAVNFVKLTREQQLDVLNRTFHAGM from the coding sequence ATGGATGCCCTGACACACGATGCAACGCAAGCCAACCCCTGGCGCGGGTTCGCCGCAGGCCAATGGCAAAGCGATGTGGACGTCCGTAACTTCATTCAACTGAACTACCGACCCTACGAAGGCGACGCGACGTTCCTGGCCGGAGCCACCGAGCGCACCCGCGCGGTGTGGGCGAAGCTGGAGGAGCTGTTCCGCGAAGAACGCGCTCGTGGCGTCCTGGCCGTGTCGGCCGATCGCGCGAGTTCGATCACCGCCCATGACCCGGGCTATATCGACGCTTCGCGCGAGCTGATCGTCGGCCTGCAGACCGACGCGCCGCTCAAGCGCGCCATCATGCCCAATGGCGGCCTGCGCATGGTCGAGAGCGGTCTCGCGGCTTACGGCTTCGAGCTGGAGCCGGCGGTGCGCGAGATCTGGAGCCGCTACCGCAAGAGCCACAATCAGGGGGTGTTCGACGTCTATTCGCCGGACATTCTCGCGGCGCGCAAGTCCGGGGTGATCACCGGGCTGCCCGATGCCTACGGGCGCGGGCGCATCATCGGCGACTACCGCCGCGTGGCGCTGTACGGCACCGACTTCCTGCGCGAGGAGCGCCAGAAGGCGTTCCACGAGCTGGACAACGTGCCGTTCAGCGAGGCGGTGCTGCGCCAGCGCGAGGAATTGAGCGAGCAGTGGCGCGCGCTCGACGAATTGCGCGAGATGGCGTCGCGCTACGGGTACGATATCCGCCGGCCGGCGGCCAGCGCGCGCGAAGCGGTGCAGTGGACCTATTTCGCCTACCTCGCGGCGGTGAAGGAGCAGAACGGCGCGGCGATGTCGTTCGGCCGGGTGTCGACCTTCCTGGACATCTATATCGAGCGCGACCTGGCGGCGGGAGCGCTCACCGAGGAGGGGGCGCAGGAGCTGATCGACGACCTGGTGATCAAGCTGCGCATCGTGCGCTTCCTGCGCACGCCGGACTACGACCAGCTGTTCTCGGGCGACCCGACCTGGGTGACCGAATCGATCGGCGGGATGGGCGAGGACGGCCGTCCGCTGGTGAGCAAGTCGAGCTTCCGCTTCCTCAATACCCTGTACAACCTGGGGCCGGCGCCGGAGCCGAACCTGACGGTGCTGTGGTCGACGGCGCTGCCGCGCGGCTTCAAGGACTTCTGCGCCCGGGTGTCGATCGACACCAGCGCGATCCAGTACGAGAACGACGACCTGATGCGGCCGCACTGGGGCGACGACTACGGCATCGCCTGCTGCGTGTCGGCGATGCGCATCGGCAAGCAGATGCAGTTCTTCGGGGCGCGGGCGAACCTGGCCAAGGCGCTGCTGTACGCGATCAACGGCGGGGTGGACGAGAAGAGCGGCGTGACGGTGGCCGAAGGCTTCACGCCGATCACCGCGGACGTGCTGGATTACGACGAGGTGCTGGCGAAGTTCGACACGATGATGGACTGGCTGGCGGCGACCTACGTGAAGGCGCTCAACGCGATCCACTACATGCACGACAAGTACGCCTACGAGCGTATCGAGATGGCGCTGCACGACCGCGACATCCTGCGCACCATGGCGTGCGGCATCGCCGGGTTGTCGGTGGCGGCGGACTCGCTGTCGGCGATCCGCCATGCGCGGGTGGAAGTGATCCGCAACGAGGCGGGGCTGGCGGTGGACTACCGGGTGATCGGCGAGTACCCGGCCTACGGCAACAACGACGACCGGGCGGACCGCATCGCGGTGTGGCTGACCGAGACCTTCATGGCGAAGGTGCGGGCGCAGCCGGTGTTCTACCGTGACGCGCTGCCGACGCAGTCGGTGCTGACGATCACCTCGAACGTGGTGTACGGCAAGAAGACCGGCAACACGCCGTGCGGCCGGCGGGCGGGCGAGCCGTTCGCGCCGGGGGCGAACCCGATGAACGGCCGCGACGTGAAGGGTTTCGTGGCGGCCGGGGCGTCGGTGGCGAAGCTGCCGTACGAGGCGGCGCTGGACGGGATCAGCTGGACGGCGTCGGCGACGCCGGACGCGCTGGGGCACACGGCCGAAGAGCGGATCGCGAACCTGGGCAACTGCCTGGACGGTTTCGCGGCGGCGGGCGGGTTCCACGTGAATGTGAACGTGTTCCGCAAGGAGACGCTCCTGGAGGCGATGGCGCATCCGGAGCGCTATCCGCAGCTGACGATCCGGGTGTCGGGTTACGCGGTGAATTTCGTGAAGCTGACGCGCGAGCAGCAGCTGGACGTTCTCAACCGCACTTTCCACGCCGGCATGTAA